One Luoshenia tenuis DNA window includes the following coding sequences:
- a CDS encoding MetQ/NlpA family ABC transporter substrate-binding protein, giving the protein MKKKVLAALLALPLIFAFAGCAAPEAAAPSGGDAATSTSSTGGAEQQGDTTQLQVINVGASPAPHAEILEVAKEVLKEEGYDLKITEFVDYVQPNLALDSGELDANYFQHKPYLDNFNEERGTKLVSAAAIHYEPYGIYAGKTKSLDELKDGAQVAVPADASNEARALLLLEAQGLIKLKDSTNINATKNDIVENPKNLNIIEIEAAQLPRSLQDVDIAVINGNYAIEAGLSVNKDALAKEDAESVAATTYGNIVAVKEGKENDPAIQALVKALQSDKVKTYIEETYDGGVLPLF; this is encoded by the coding sequence ATGAAAAAGAAAGTACTTGCTGCGCTTTTAGCGCTGCCCCTGATCTTCGCCTTTGCCGGCTGCGCCGCGCCGGAGGCCGCCGCACCCTCTGGTGGGGATGCAGCCACCTCTACCAGCAGTACCGGCGGCGCCGAGCAGCAGGGAGATACCACGCAGCTGCAGGTCATCAATGTGGGCGCCAGCCCGGCCCCCCATGCCGAGATCTTAGAGGTTGCCAAAGAGGTGCTGAAAGAGGAAGGGTACGACCTGAAGATCACCGAGTTTGTGGACTATGTGCAGCCCAACCTGGCGCTGGATAGCGGAGAATTGGACGCCAACTACTTCCAGCACAAGCCCTATCTGGATAACTTTAATGAGGAGCGCGGTACCAAGCTGGTCTCCGCCGCTGCCATCCATTACGAGCCTTACGGCATTTATGCGGGCAAGACCAAATCCCTGGATGAGCTGAAAGACGGCGCGCAGGTAGCCGTGCCGGCGGACGCCAGCAACGAGGCGCGCGCGCTGTTGCTGCTGGAGGCCCAGGGCCTGATCAAGCTCAAGGACAGCACCAACATCAACGCCACCAAAAACGACATTGTGGAGAACCCCAAGAACCTGAACATCATCGAGATCGAGGCCGCCCAGCTGCCCCGCTCCCTGCAGGATGTGGATATCGCGGTCATCAACGGCAACTACGCCATTGAGGCGGGCTTAAGCGTCAATAAGGACGCCCTGGCGAAGGAGGACGCCGAGAGCGTGGCGGCCACCACTTATGGCAACATCGTAGCCGTGAAAGAGGGCAAGGAGAACGATCCGGCCATCCAGGCGCTGGTCAAGGCCTTACAGAGCGATAAGGTCAAGACCTATATCGAGGAGACCTATGACGGCGGCGTGCTGCCCCTGTTCTAA
- a CDS encoding methionine ABC transporter ATP-binding protein: MSDLKPIITIEHLQKVFEGKSGTVRALDDISLEIGAGEIFGIIGLSGAGKSTLVRCINFLEVPTGGRVIFDGMDLGTLDPKALRQARRSMGMIFQQFNLLMQRTALGNVCFPLEIAGVDKAKARQRGMELLKIVGLEERAGAYPSQLSGGQKQRVAIARALATNPKVLLCDEATSALDPTTTRSILALLKEINQTLGITIIVITHEMKVIEEICQRVAIIDQSNIAEVGHVSEVFANPKSGIAKQLVFSQPSAQVPFSKRQVYRIVFDGRSSFEPVIANLVLECRAPVNILYADTRDIEGQAVGQMVIQLPEDELAAQRVLGYLKTHQIPYEEVEAHV, encoded by the coding sequence ATGAGTGATTTAAAACCGATCATCACCATCGAGCACCTGCAAAAGGTGTTTGAGGGCAAGAGCGGTACCGTCCGGGCGCTGGATGACATCAGCTTAGAGATCGGCGCGGGCGAGATCTTTGGGATCATCGGCCTGTCCGGCGCTGGCAAGTCCACCCTGGTGCGCTGCATCAACTTTTTGGAGGTGCCTACCGGCGGCAGGGTGATCTTTGACGGGATGGACTTGGGCACGCTGGACCCTAAGGCCCTGCGGCAGGCCCGCCGCTCCATGGGGATGATCTTTCAGCAGTTCAACCTGCTGATGCAGCGCACGGCGCTGGGCAACGTATGCTTTCCGCTGGAGATCGCGGGCGTAGATAAGGCCAAAGCGCGGCAGCGGGGCATGGAGCTGCTCAAGATCGTCGGGCTGGAAGAGCGGGCGGGCGCCTATCCTTCTCAGCTTTCCGGCGGGCAAAAGCAGCGCGTAGCCATTGCGCGGGCGCTGGCCACCAACCCGAAAGTGCTGCTGTGCGACGAGGCTACCAGCGCCCTGGATCCTACCACTACCCGGTCCATCCTGGCGCTGCTCAAAGAAATCAACCAGACCCTGGGCATCACCATCATCGTCATCACCCATGAGATGAAGGTGATCGAGGAAATATGCCAGCGGGTGGCGATCATCGACCAGAGCAATATCGCCGAGGTGGGCCACGTATCCGAGGTGTTCGCAAACCCCAAAAGCGGCATTGCCAAACAGCTGGTGTTCTCCCAGCCCTCGGCGCAGGTGCCCTTTAGCAAGCGGCAGGTCTACCGCATCGTGTTTGACGGGCGCTCATCCTTTGAGCCGGTCATCGCCAACCTGGTGCTGGAGTGCCGGGCCCCGGTCAACATTCTGTACGCCGACACCCGGGATATCGAGGGGCAGGCTGTGGGGCAGATGGTGATCCAGCTGCCTGAGGACGAGCTGGCGGCCCAGCGAGTCCTAGGGTATCTTAAGACGCACCAGATTCCGTACGAGGAGGTCGAAGCCCATGTTTGA
- a CDS encoding flavodoxin family protein has translation MKVLLINGSPRKNGCTFTALSEVAGEIEKAGIETEIFHIGAKAIWGCTDCGGCEQTDRCVHRDDGVNAILDRQGEIDGLIVGAPVHYASAAGAITAFMDRLFYAGGAGFAHKPGAAVATCRRAGSTATLDQLNKYFTISQMPLVSSQYWNMVHGNTPDEVRQDLEGMQIMRTLGRNMAWLLRCIEVGKAAGIPYPEGEPRAWTNFIR, from the coding sequence ATGAAAGTATTGCTGATCAACGGCAGCCCGCGAAAGAACGGCTGCACCTTTACCGCGCTTAGCGAGGTTGCCGGGGAGATCGAAAAGGCCGGCATTGAGACGGAGATCTTTCACATCGGTGCCAAGGCCATCTGGGGCTGTACGGATTGCGGCGGCTGCGAGCAGACCGACCGATGCGTACACCGTGACGATGGGGTCAACGCCATACTGGACCGCCAGGGCGAGATCGACGGGTTGATCGTAGGGGCGCCGGTGCACTACGCCTCCGCCGCGGGCGCGATCACCGCGTTTATGGACCGGCTGTTTTACGCCGGTGGGGCGGGTTTTGCCCATAAGCCCGGGGCAGCGGTGGCTACCTGCCGGCGGGCGGGCTCTACCGCGACGCTGGATCAGCTCAACAAGTATTTTACCATTTCGCAGATGCCGCTGGTGTCCTCCCAGTACTGGAACATGGTGCACGGCAATACGCCAGACGAGGTGCGCCAGGATCTGGAAGGCATGCAGATCATGCGCACGCTGGGCCGCAATATGGCCTGGTTGCTGCGTTGTATCGAGGTCGGGAAGGCCGCGGGTATCCCCTACCCGGAGGGAGAACCCCGCGCGTGGACGAATTTTATCCGCTGA
- a CDS encoding Gfo/Idh/MocA family protein → MNTQLKIAIVGAGTWGENHAAIYKAHPFCQVVAICDRDEAKAQAVAQRAGIPRVYRDYEEMFRQSGCDAVAVVTPDFAHADVAISAARQGKHLLIEKPLATTREDVFRMLDAFQKHHVRVMVDFHNRFSPPFNAAHAAIARGELGEVYSAYMRLNDTKWVATDLLPWAARSSILWFLGSHSLDTLRWIMGDEVSRVYSVSREGVLKGMGVDTVDEYLTTIEFAGGGIAQMENGWITPNANPCVNDIKFNVLGTKGMISLDASHHNLIQQYTDEKVSVPDILVQHTVFDQPKGFAFESIRSFVDCMLSGEPFHVSLQDAAHTTLALLAIMESAKTRMPVEVRY, encoded by the coding sequence ATGAACACCCAACTGAAGATCGCCATCGTCGGCGCAGGCACCTGGGGCGAGAACCACGCTGCGATCTACAAGGCGCACCCCTTTTGTCAGGTCGTCGCCATCTGCGACCGGGACGAGGCCAAAGCGCAGGCCGTGGCGCAAAGGGCGGGCATCCCCCGGGTCTACCGGGATTACGAGGAAATGTTCCGCCAATCGGGCTGCGACGCGGTCGCCGTGGTCACGCCGGACTTTGCCCACGCGGATGTAGCCATCAGCGCGGCCCGGCAGGGCAAGCACCTGCTTATCGAAAAGCCGCTGGCCACCACCCGGGAGGACGTCTTTCGGATGCTGGACGCCTTCCAAAAGCACCATGTGCGGGTGATGGTGGATTTCCACAACCGCTTCAGCCCGCCCTTTAACGCGGCGCATGCAGCCATCGCCCGCGGCGAGCTGGGCGAGGTGTACAGCGCCTACATGCGCTTAAACGATACCAAATGGGTCGCCACCGACCTTTTGCCCTGGGCGGCGCGCTCCTCCATCCTCTGGTTTTTGGGCAGCCATAGCTTAGATACGCTGCGCTGGATCATGGGTGATGAGGTCTCTCGGGTATATTCGGTCAGCCGGGAGGGCGTGCTAAAAGGCATGGGCGTGGATACGGTGGACGAATACCTCACCACCATCGAGTTTGCCGGCGGCGGCATCGCACAGATGGAAAACGGCTGGATCACCCCGAACGCCAACCCCTGCGTCAACGATATCAAGTTTAACGTTTTGGGCACCAAGGGCATGATTAGCCTAGACGCCAGCCACCATAACCTCATCCAGCAATATACGGATGAAAAGGTCAGCGTGCCGGATATCCTGGTACAGCATACCGTATTTGACCAGCCTAAGGGCTTTGCCTTTGAGAGCATCCGCAGCTTTGTAGATTGCATGCTCTCGGGCGAGCCGTTCCACGTCTCTCTGCAGGATGCGGCCCATACGACCCTGGCGCTGCTGGCCATTATGGAATCGGCTAAGACGCGCATGCCGGTGGAGGTACGCTATTAA
- a CDS encoding methionine ABC transporter permease has protein sequence MFEPQVMQMIGWGIVETLYMTLFSSLLAYIIGLPLGLILVVTDKGGIKPKPVVNSVLGVVVNLLRSVPFIILLIAVMPVTRFILGTTLGPTATVVPLVIASAPYIARLVESSIKEVDAGVIEAAQSMGASPFQIVWKVMLPEAKPSLLVGSAIAVTTILGYTAMSGFVGGGGLGDIAIRYGYHRYEVDIMLVTVAIMVIIVQIFQEVGTRLSRRHDKRLN, from the coding sequence ATGTTTGAACCGCAAGTGATGCAAATGATCGGCTGGGGCATCGTAGAAACGCTGTATATGACGCTGTTTTCTTCCCTTCTGGCCTACATTATCGGCCTTCCCCTGGGGCTTATCCTGGTGGTGACGGATAAGGGCGGCATTAAACCCAAGCCGGTAGTCAACAGCGTGCTGGGCGTGGTGGTCAACCTGTTGCGCTCGGTTCCCTTTATCATCCTGCTGATTGCGGTGATGCCGGTCACCCGCTTTATCCTGGGTACTACGCTGGGCCCCACGGCCACGGTGGTGCCGCTGGTCATTGCCTCGGCCCCGTATATCGCGCGTCTGGTGGAATCCTCCATTAAAGAGGTGGATGCGGGCGTGATCGAGGCGGCACAGTCCATGGGCGCCTCGCCCTTCCAGATCGTATGGAAGGTGATGCTGCCCGAGGCCAAGCCCTCGCTGCTGGTAGGCAGCGCCATCGCGGTCACCACCATCCTGGGCTATACGGCCATGAGCGGGTTCGTGGGCGGCGGCGGCCTGGGCGATATCGCCATCCGCTACGGCTATCACCGCTACGAGGTGGATATCATGCTGGTGACGGTGGCGATCATGGTCATCATCGTGCAGATATTCCAGGAGGTCGGCACGCGGCTCAGCCGCCGGCACGATAAGCGCCTGAACTGA
- a CDS encoding 3-hydroxyacyl-CoA dehydrogenase family protein: MELQKLRTLVIAGAGLMGASMAQQFAGAGYPVTLYDISQQALEKGRRLIALNQSQAVESGASTPAQAEALQGRIACTTDKACFGRCQLVVESIVEDMDVKQAFWREVSALTPPDCVLATNTSGLSITAIATAVQNPGRFAGMHWFNPAHLIPLVEVISGQETAPETAEFIYALAESIGKKPIRVQKDAPGFIANRLQLAILREALHIAESGIGSIEDVDRCMKYGLGLRYACLGPFEVCDLGGLDTFYHIAQYLFGDLSNASQPTPLLADLYQSGAYGVKTGRGFYNYPDGKAQAAVKERDRLFLKAKGILDGED; this comes from the coding sequence ATGGAGCTGCAAAAACTGCGTACCCTTGTCATCGCCGGTGCGGGACTGATGGGGGCCTCCATGGCCCAGCAATTCGCCGGGGCTGGTTATCCTGTCACGCTGTACGACATCTCCCAGCAGGCTCTGGAAAAGGGCCGCCGGCTCATTGCCCTAAACCAGAGCCAGGCCGTAGAGAGCGGGGCCTCCACCCCCGCCCAGGCCGAGGCGCTGCAGGGCCGCATCGCCTGCACTACAGATAAAGCATGCTTTGGCCGCTGCCAGTTGGTGGTGGAATCCATCGTCGAAGATATGGACGTCAAGCAGGCGTTCTGGCGGGAGGTCTCCGCCCTCACGCCGCCGGACTGCGTGCTTGCCACCAATACCAGCGGCCTTTCCATCACCGCTATCGCCACCGCCGTGCAAAACCCCGGGCGCTTTGCGGGGATGCACTGGTTCAACCCGGCGCATTTGATCCCCCTGGTAGAGGTGATCAGCGGCCAGGAGACCGCGCCGGAAACTGCGGAATTCATTTATGCCCTGGCGGAAAGCATCGGTAAAAAGCCGATCCGCGTGCAAAAGGACGCGCCCGGCTTTATCGCCAACCGCCTCCAGCTGGCCATTCTCCGGGAGGCGCTACATATCGCCGAGAGCGGCATCGGCAGTATCGAGGATGTGGACCGATGCATGAAGTACGGCCTTGGGCTGCGCTACGCCTGCCTGGGGCCCTTTGAGGTGTGCGACCTGGGCGGGCTGGATACCTTTTACCACATCGCCCAGTACCTCTTTGGGGATCTGAGCAATGCGAGCCAGCCTACCCCGCTGCTGGCGGACCTCTATCAGTCCGGGGCGTACGGGGTCAAAACCGGCCGTGGCTTTTACAATTATCCCGATGGTAAGGCCCAGGCCGCCGTAAAGGAGCGGGATCGCCTCTTTCTAAAGGCTAAGGGTATTTTAGACGGCGAAGACTGA
- a CDS encoding GNAT family N-acetyltransferase — protein sequence MRADAPLCGADLPPEGFRFKTYAPGDEVHWAQIESSVGEFDTAKAAEAYFMEHYAPRSEKLAQRLFFALDAQGRYAGTCNAWDDGENTRATLHWVAVRPEYQGKGIARALVARALYAFAQAGEAPVYLHTQTWSHGAIRLYRKLGFEVVRQPDFSPKACRDFEAALEVLQTVLPPAEYADLAAHVI from the coding sequence ATGCGGGCGGATGCGCCCTTGTGCGGGGCAGACCTGCCGCCCGAGGGGTTCCGCTTTAAGACCTACGCCCCTGGGGACGAAGTGCACTGGGCGCAGATCGAATCCTCCGTAGGGGAATTTGATACCGCCAAGGCAGCAGAAGCATATTTTATGGAGCACTATGCGCCGAGAAGCGAGAAACTGGCCCAGCGACTGTTTTTTGCCCTGGATGCGCAGGGCCGCTATGCGGGCACCTGCAACGCCTGGGACGATGGGGAAAACACCCGCGCGACGCTGCACTGGGTGGCCGTGCGGCCGGAGTACCAGGGCAAGGGGATCGCCCGGGCGCTGGTAGCGCGCGCGCTTTACGCCTTTGCCCAGGCGGGGGAAGCGCCGGTTTACCTGCATACGCAGACCTGGAGCCACGGGGCGATACGCCTTTACCGCAAGCTGGGCTTTGAGGTGGTACGCCAACCGGATTTTTCGCCCAAAGCCTGCCGGGATTTTGAGGCCGCCCTGGAAGTGCTGCAAACCGTGCTGCCCCCGGCGGAATACGCGGATCTGGCGGCACATGTGATCTAA
- a CDS encoding acyclic terpene utilization AtuA family protein, producing MKTIRIGSGAGYGGDRIEPAIDLMNHGALDYIIFECLAERTIALAQLEKLSAPEKGYNPLFEARMARILAALQHRRTKVITNMGAANPLAAAEKAVEMARAQGLAHLKIAAVTGDDLLPQLERYLDEPVIETGRPLRQLQEDIVSANAYLGCAGIVEALQGGADIVITGRVADPALVLGPLVYEFGWSMQDYDRLGKGTIAGHLLECAGQVTGGYFCDPGVKDVPELWNLGFPIAQVDEEGHLIITKLPQSGGLVSEQTVKEQIIYELQDPAQYFTPDCTADFQYVSVAQQGKDRVAVSGATGQAPNGKYKVSVGYQDCFIGEGQISYGGSTALARARLAGEVVKKRLSAIGCRYDELRIDLMGVDSLYREQVATPLMAGMPCEVRLRVAARCRSQQDAALVGNEVETLYTNGPAGGGGAVKSLRKIVSVASILVPREDAPHFVHYWEV from the coding sequence ATGAAGACGATCCGCATCGGCTCGGGCGCCGGTTACGGCGGAGACCGTATTGAGCCGGCCATCGACCTGATGAACCACGGGGCGCTTGACTACATCATTTTTGAATGCCTGGCCGAGCGCACCATCGCCCTGGCACAGCTGGAAAAGCTCTCCGCCCCCGAGAAAGGTTATAATCCCCTGTTTGAAGCGCGCATGGCGCGCATTTTAGCGGCATTGCAGCACCGGCGCACCAAGGTGATCACCAATATGGGCGCGGCCAACCCCCTGGCCGCTGCGGAAAAAGCGGTGGAAATGGCCCGCGCGCAAGGCCTTGCGCACCTGAAGATCGCCGCCGTTACCGGGGACGATCTGCTGCCCCAGCTGGAGCGCTATCTGGACGAGCCGGTGATAGAGACCGGGCGGCCGCTGCGCCAGCTGCAAGAGGATATCGTTTCCGCCAACGCCTACCTGGGCTGCGCCGGCATCGTCGAGGCGCTGCAGGGTGGCGCGGACATCGTCATCACCGGCCGTGTGGCAGACCCCGCGCTGGTATTGGGCCCCTTGGTATATGAATTTGGCTGGTCGATGCAGGATTATGACCGGCTGGGCAAAGGCACCATCGCCGGGCACCTGCTGGAATGTGCCGGGCAGGTCACCGGCGGCTATTTTTGCGACCCCGGCGTAAAGGATGTGCCGGAGCTATGGAACCTGGGCTTCCCCATCGCCCAGGTGGATGAAGAGGGGCATCTGATCATCACCAAGCTGCCGCAATCCGGCGGCCTGGTCAGCGAACAGACGGTCAAAGAACAGATCATCTACGAATTACAGGACCCCGCCCAGTATTTTACGCCCGATTGCACGGCGGATTTCCAATATGTCAGCGTAGCCCAGCAGGGCAAGGACCGCGTGGCCGTCTCCGGCGCTACCGGACAGGCTCCTAATGGCAAATACAAGGTCAGCGTGGGCTATCAGGACTGCTTTATCGGCGAGGGGCAGATCAGCTACGGCGGCTCTACCGCGCTGGCGCGCGCCCGGTTGGCTGGAGAAGTGGTCAAAAAACGCCTGAGCGCCATCGGATGCCGGTACGACGAATTGCGCATCGACCTGATGGGGGTGGATTCCCTCTATCGCGAGCAGGTCGCTACGCCCCTGATGGCCGGTATGCCCTGCGAGGTGCGCCTGCGCGTTGCCGCACGCTGCCGCAGCCAACAGGATGCCGCCCTGGTGGGCAACGAGGTGGAGACCCTTTACACCAACGGCCCTGCCGGCGGCGGCGGCGCGGTCAAGAGCCTGCGCAAGATCGTCTCGGTGGCTTCCATCCTGGTACCGAGGGAGGATGCGCCGCATTTTGTACATTATTGGGAGGTTTGA
- a CDS encoding sugar phosphate isomerase/epimerase family protein: protein MEKMKAGVTGFMPKDVDYLEQLQKYAKLGYSYYENARYAFTQPDPKAVIDRVHDMGLKYLALGTTVHKGAYPDVKELVRQARIADVHMVGMYHSGATFWRFADRPDLPEYDEAMLEIENMEKLAVELGKEGIDFFFHNHDQEFRTTYNGVPLFWMIAAKAEHVKFEVDLGWVHYAGWDPAQLIRQLGDRVVILHVKDYTRGENCENKPTGKVIVPRYTTPGTGLVDLEACFHAGVDAGVKYAVIEQDMLYHLSTEESVRTAYAIMKETGYVE, encoded by the coding sequence ATGGAAAAAATGAAAGCTGGCGTTACCGGTTTCATGCCCAAGGACGTGGACTATCTGGAGCAGCTCCAGAAGTATGCCAAATTGGGGTACTCCTATTACGAGAATGCGCGCTATGCGTTTACCCAGCCCGATCCCAAAGCGGTGATCGACCGGGTGCACGATATGGGGCTGAAGTATCTGGCCCTGGGTACCACGGTGCATAAGGGCGCCTATCCGGATGTTAAAGAGCTGGTTCGCCAGGCCCGCATTGCCGATGTGCATATGGTCGGCATGTACCACAGCGGCGCGACCTTCTGGCGCTTTGCCGACCGGCCCGACCTGCCGGAATACGACGAGGCCATGCTGGAGATCGAAAATATGGAGAAGCTGGCCGTGGAGCTGGGCAAAGAAGGGATCGATTTCTTCTTCCATAATCACGATCAGGAATTCCGCACCACCTACAATGGCGTGCCGCTGTTCTGGATGATCGCCGCCAAGGCTGAGCATGTGAAATTTGAGGTAGACCTGGGCTGGGTGCACTATGCCGGTTGGGATCCGGCCCAGCTGATCCGCCAGCTGGGCGACCGGGTGGTCATCCTGCACGTTAAGGACTATACCCGCGGCGAAAATTGCGAGAACAAGCCCACCGGCAAGGTCATCGTCCCCCGTTACACCACCCCGGGCACCGGGCTGGTGGACTTGGAAGCCTGCTTCCACGCGGGCGTGGATGCCGGGGTTAAATACGCGGTGATCGAGCAGGATATGCTCTACCACCTGTCCACGGAGGAGAGCGTGCGCACCGCTTACGCCATCATGAAGGAGACCGGTTACGTAGAATAA
- a CDS encoding MATE family efflux transporter — MHTQHNTLLSTAARYISLNVMGMLGLSCYILADTYFISAALGAPGLTALNLVLPLYGLLNGLALMLGMGGATRFAIAQGRAQPDHARAAFTHTLILALIVGGLATLVAPLSGVILPLLGADAGIAPLGIAYLGALFPFSCAFMLNNVLVCFMRNAGHPRLAMAAMLVGSLSNILLDYLFLFPLGWGMAGAAAATGLAPCLGILTLAPVCLGQKSPLRLCRPHLTARKIKHLLSPGLPSLVNEASVALVMALFNSILLGLAGNLGVAAYGIVANLALVATAMLTGVAQGIQPLISRAYGARDCAAILQARRIAMVTALIFGALFTALAQVFPAQLTGLFNAGQDAALGNLATQGMRLYFTAYPFMGFNVILAAYWASTGRGTRAFWFSLGRSFILVAALSLLLSVLWGMPGVWLTVPCAEALFALAGLFYMKSRKPSKPGTFPPPLQNRQ, encoded by the coding sequence ATGCACACACAACACAACACACTTTTGTCCACCGCGGCCCGCTATATCTCGCTGAACGTGATGGGGATGCTGGGGTTATCCTGCTATATCCTGGCGGATACCTATTTCATCTCCGCCGCACTGGGGGCGCCAGGCCTTACTGCGCTGAACCTGGTGCTGCCGCTCTATGGCCTGCTCAACGGTCTGGCCCTGATGTTGGGGATGGGCGGCGCCACGCGCTTTGCCATCGCCCAAGGGCGCGCGCAGCCCGATCATGCCCGGGCCGCCTTTACCCATACGCTGATCCTTGCCCTGATCGTGGGCGGGCTGGCCACGCTGGTCGCCCCATTATCGGGCGTCATCCTCCCGCTATTGGGGGCAGATGCGGGTATCGCACCGCTGGGGATAGCCTATCTGGGCGCGCTCTTCCCCTTTTCCTGCGCCTTTATGCTCAACAACGTGCTGGTCTGCTTTATGCGCAATGCCGGGCACCCCCGCCTGGCCATGGCGGCGATGTTAGTGGGCAGCCTGAGCAATATCCTGCTGGACTATCTGTTTCTCTTTCCTCTGGGTTGGGGGATGGCCGGCGCCGCTGCCGCTACGGGGCTTGCACCCTGCCTGGGGATCCTGACCCTGGCGCCGGTCTGCTTGGGCCAAAAAAGCCCCCTGCGCCTTTGCCGGCCGCATCTGACGGCGCGAAAGATCAAGCACCTGCTCTCCCCCGGGCTTCCCTCCCTGGTCAACGAGGCGTCCGTAGCACTGGTGATGGCGCTCTTTAACAGCATCCTTCTGGGGCTGGCGGGCAATCTCGGCGTGGCGGCCTACGGTATCGTCGCCAACCTGGCCTTAGTCGCTACCGCTATGCTTACCGGCGTGGCACAGGGCATCCAGCCGCTGATCTCGCGCGCCTACGGCGCGAGGGACTGCGCCGCTATCTTGCAGGCGCGCCGCATCGCCATGGTTACCGCGCTGATCTTTGGCGCGCTGTTTACGGCGCTGGCACAGGTCTTCCCCGCCCAGCTTACCGGCCTGTTCAACGCCGGGCAGGATGCCGCGTTGGGCAACCTGGCCACGCAGGGGATGCGCCTTTATTTTACCGCCTATCCCTTTATGGGCTTTAACGTGATCCTGGCGGCCTATTGGGCCTCTACGGGCAGGGGAACGCGGGCCTTTTGGTTCTCCCTAGGGCGCAGCTTTATACTGGTCGCCGCCCTGTCCCTGCTGCTCTCCGTCCTTTGGGGCATGCCCGGGGTGTGGTTGACCGTACCCTGCGCCGAGGCGCTGTTCGCGCTGGCCGGTCTATTTTATATGAAGAGCAGAAAACCTTCTAAACCTGGCACATTCCCACCGCCTTTACAGAACCGCCAATAG
- a CDS encoding nitroreductase family protein, which translates to MIVIDEQKCVGCGQCVADCVFHNLTVAQGKARVVQGCMQCGHCVAICPEQAVSIPEYEMADIESYDPESFHLEADKVLHAIKFRRSVRRFQDKPIEREKLERLIQAGRYTETAVNHQAVRFIVVQEKLEQFKPLAWEGWHNHVCALKAEDPERAKGFEGYEEIYRKDPTRDRLFFNAPCVIAVASDAPLDGGLASANIEMMAVAQGLGVLFDGFVLRAINHNPAAQEWLGLGDKQLAAVMLVGYPAVSYKRTAPRRAADVLWK; encoded by the coding sequence ATGATTGTGATTGACGAACAAAAATGTGTGGGGTGTGGCCAGTGCGTGGCCGATTGTGTATTTCATAACCTGACCGTGGCGCAGGGCAAGGCCCGCGTGGTGCAGGGCTGCATGCAGTGCGGGCACTGCGTGGCCATCTGCCCGGAGCAGGCGGTCTCCATACCCGAGTATGAGATGGCGGATATAGAAAGCTATGACCCGGAGAGCTTCCATCTGGAGGCGGATAAGGTGCTGCACGCCATCAAATTCCGCCGCAGCGTGCGCCGCTTTCAGGATAAGCCCATCGAGCGGGAAAAGCTGGAGCGCCTGATCCAGGCCGGCCGCTATACCGAGACGGCGGTCAACCACCAGGCGGTGCGCTTTATCGTGGTGCAGGAGAAGCTGGAGCAGTTTAAGCCTCTGGCCTGGGAGGGCTGGCACAACCATGTTTGCGCCCTCAAGGCGGAGGACCCGGAGCGCGCTAAGGGCTTTGAAGGATATGAGGAAATTTACCGCAAAGACCCCACGCGGGACCGGCTGTTTTTTAACGCTCCCTGCGTGATCGCCGTAGCTTCGGATGCGCCGCTGGACGGAGGGCTGGCCAGCGCCAATATCGAGATGATGGCGGTAGCCCAAGGGCTGGGCGTATTGTTTGATGGATTCGTGCTGCGGGCGATCAACCACAATCCCGCGGCGCAGGAATGGCTGGGCCTGGGCGATAAGCAGTTGGCCGCCGTCATGCTGGTGGGCTACCCGGCGGTATCCTACAAGCGTACCGCGCCCCGGCGCGCGGCGGATGTGCTTTGGAAATAG
- a CDS encoding AtuA-related protein translates to MKLRELAHSRTGDKGNISVISLIAYRPEDYPLLEEKVTPERVAAYFSQIVHGRVTRYALPNLHAFNFVMEDALGGGVTRSLAVDMHGKTLGSALLEMEV, encoded by the coding sequence ATGAAGCTTAGAGAACTGGCCCATTCCCGCACCGGCGACAAGGGCAATATCTCGGTGATCAGCCTGATCGCCTACCGTCCGGAGGATTACCCCCTGCTGGAGGAAAAGGTGACGCCGGAACGGGTGGCGGCTTACTTTTCCCAGATCGTCCACGGCAGGGTCACCCGCTACGCGCTGCCGAATTTGCACGCCTTCAACTTTGTGATGGAGGACGCGCTGGGCGGCGGGGTCACCCGCTCGTTGGCCGTGGATATGCACGGCAAGACCCTGGGCAGCGCGCTTTTGGAGATGGAGGTGTAA